In Silene latifolia isolate original U9 population chromosome 6, ASM4854445v1, whole genome shotgun sequence, the genomic window AAAAAATCAAAAtagaaaaaagaaaataaatctaAGTTTTGTTTTAACATATATTCTGTTTAAATTATATTAACATTTCGGAGATTGATATCCATTAGCGCGATGAGGCTCTAACTCatgaatttttcttttttttcttttctctttttttggtAGACCATCCAGTTTAGTTCGAATTCGAGCAGGTAGGATCACTAGAGTGTACGTTAAGCTCTAAGTTGTGAGTTTTAACAGTGATACATTCTCAGGACTCGAATACCGGACCTCTGATTAGGCAATAACAACACCTTTCCAGTTGATTTAAATGCTCATAGAGTCATAGGTAAATATGATGTTAACTTTATAAAACATCAAAGTTCTTCGTTATGAGTTTTAAAGTAGTTACAATTTAAGTAAATCGACTAGAAATCGAAGTATAACTAGGTTAACACAAATTCCTATTTAAGACGGACATATTCGTTTTAACGTCTTAATCTTAAGACAGGTCAAGTATCGTACATAAGACAAAACCAAAATGCATTGAGATTTGCAAAAAGTTTGTCTCATTTATGCAAATGAGATTTTATTTGACGGTTTTATTCTTAGGACAGATATCCTATATTCGTCTTAAGAAAGACCTAGTGCTAATTTAGATGAAGGCTTACTAATTAATTTAATGAAGTGATCAGAAAAATCTCTAAATGAGCATTATTCTACAGTTGGGTTGGGTCATTCTCTTATTTTCTTCTGATCGTATTAATTGTAGTCAGCTAAGTGGTGATGGTATTAGGTGAAGTAGCTCTGTTAATAATTGATTAATTGACTAATAGCAAAAATGGGAAGTTAGACACCTCTCGTAGCCGTAATGTTATTCATTGTGTTACTGTATGTTCTTGTGTCGGTCGCTCTTGTCTCTAGTCTCTATTGTCTTTTGGAAAGTTCAATCCGCTCTATTCCTTAGTTACACTGCATATTCCTTTGACCTTAGAAATGCTAAATAAATGAACAAGCTCAATTCCTACATATGGTCCTGGTGTACTCAAGTTTTCTTTTTTCATGTCGTTTTAACAATCGTATGTGTCTGAGaagtatggagggagtattattctaCTAGAGTGGGAAGATCATTAGACTTTAgagtatggagggagtattattttataTTAGGGAGAATACCGTGTTCGCACGACCAGTTTTTATACTTATTTTTCTCAAATGTTAAAACTTAATATTGCTCGGTGAATACATATAAGGGTTCAAAAACTAGAATCTTTGTGTCTAACCCAAGTCGAACCTTAggttctgataccacttgttgtgcggaagcgtgaatatctcgTGTTGGGTCTCTgttgcatctgtgtccacaacccataatattacgatattgtccgctttgggccaaacactcacggatttactcttggactGCTctcaaaaggcctcgtactattatatttttttttagtgaaaaaaaaatataataaagatgatctttcatctttattctacccATGTGAgacatgagtttgcaccctaacaatcctccactcaaaccaaggaccatcatcttgactcggaccttgaccACCACGGAGAACTCCCACACCCTACAGCCCCATCTTCTAGAATCTAGACACCTGCAtcaccaagtcttgataacctccccttaaacAACACACCATGGAGTGTAGAGAGAGGATGGTGGTGTTGCAAAGGTGGAGAAAAGGATCCTAAAATCAGCGAGACTGGGATCGAGGCGGCGATGGAGAGGCAAGGTTGGTGAAGACGAGGTTTGAGGGGTTGCAGACTGCAGTAGAGAGTGTTGGATTGAAAAGACTATACATTGCTGGAGTTTTCTAATTGCTGTGATCTCAGTTTTATAAAAATATCCTTTTGTTGGGCTAATCTCTCTTTAGGGCCCGTCCTATAGAAAAGTTACTGTTAAAATTTAGTTTTAAATTTGGGCTAATCTATTCGGCGTTAATCCTATGCTATAAGACGGTTTTTGAGTAACACACATAGTGATGGATCTTCACATATGTGAGCCCAGGGCCCAACCCTTGTCATGCTTGGGCTGAATGTTTACAAGCAACTTAGAAGATCTAATAGAGTGCCTCTTTAATTCATGGGCTCCCTCAACTTCAGACCATTACAGTTTATATCTTGTGTTTGGTCGGACAAAGCCCACCATGAATTGACAACATGGCAGTTTGTTACGTACGGAATGCAAACTTTTGTAAAACCCTGGTCTCCATTAATCATTTTCGGGATCGTGGTCGATAATTAATCGATAAAAAGCCCTAAAATTAGTTCATTTCTCAAATATTAATATGGTAATTTATCACTTAATCAATAAGCATTTCTTTTAGATGAGATTTGTGTTTTAATCTCTATTTTCGTAGTTTTTTTGGctgttttttattgtcttatcAGGGTTTGCGATCCTTTGTTTTACAAGTGAATTGTATTCTTTGGCTTCTATTAAATCCTTTTTCGATTTTACATACATATCCTATGTAAGTGTCGTTTGACGTTTCATTGATGATTTAGTCCTtctctttaaaaaaaaatactaTTTTATTTGATCCCTCCTTATTCAATCACGACAGGGAAGTCTCAAATTCGAAAAATAGTTAAAAATTATCAAAAAATTAAATGAATTGAAGTGGTAATTAAGTAATTAACTACTAGGTTAGACCTCATGCATTAAATGCACGTCTTATAGAGTTATTTTTATTTCTACTAAATTACATATATAATAGTGTTATTTCATTAGTTGTCTTTTTTTCTCGTCAATGCATTTTGCTTCGAGAAATAAAAAGTTGGAactgaaaattaattaagagaattGGGTTGCATGTTgggaaaaaaatatttttttatttcgCAAAGCTAATTATtctaatttataaattttctcaattttttgcATCGAAAGTAACTAAAATGGTTTATAATTTTGTATTATACCTAGTATGAGTCAAATTattctcaaataatagcatcGGTCAAACAATTAGTAATTCATAGTATTTAAAAGATTATAGATTAGAGTTagtaaaaaaaaatgtaatttgacgaaaagattaattttaatgaaaatatatataataatttaatgaaataacttattataattattagCTTCCTTACTTAGTTAATGTATACTCCGTACATAATTGCTATTAGCTACCTTATTTAGAAAGATGCTTTTTAGAGGGAAAATTTGTGAGGATGCCTATTCATTCATTTAGTAGATAGAGGATAAGCGAGAATCATATTAACCAAAAACGTACTTAACTAATAACTAGggctaaggccctgttcttttggacttctaTTTGCTTTTTTaagttcagttcctataagttcagtccagttcttataagttcagttaagttcctataagttcagttcagttcctataagttcagttcagtttagacaAGTTCATACAACTTATATTAACTATAAATTCATACCCGTTTTTTTTAATATTgacgaattgaaaaaaaaaatagcacccttttcattaaaatcaatgcaaaaaaaatccaatattaaaattatCCTATATACATTattcttaaaaaaaaataatagatGGATTCGATGATGTCAGTGAAAACGAAGATGATGATGAAAGTGACGACTAtgatgataatatggaaataaatagttagaaaaaaaatgtaatatgtaatttattttttattgtaatgtattgtagtagttgtaaaaaaaattaatatatataaagCGTAAATTTTTTATAAGTTCAGTTTGATTTCTATAAGTTCAGCtaatataagtttagttcagctctTATAAGTCCAGTTCagtttctataagttcagttcagttcagctcctatactataagttgattcgattcggctcCTATATGTTGATTCAATTCGGCTCTAtactataagttcgattcgattcggctctataagtttagttcagctcttataagttcagttcctaTAAATTCAATTTAGTTCAATTCAACAAAtagaagtccaaaagaacatgaccTAATTATTGTTAACATCATTCACTTCTCTAATGCAGAAGCCAAATCGGCTGACATGGCATCACAATTACCTAGAGCAATCCTACGTGGCAGTTTGGCAGCAATTCtactaaaaacaattaattaacgtaaataataataataataataataaaaagagcaaaattcTGTAAACGTATGCTCATGATTTGATTGATTGCAAAGTCAACACAATAAGTAACTAATTCCTAATTCCTAAATTAGTGGAGTGGAATATGACCAACAGAATGAATAAAAATAAGGaaggaaataaataaataaatattactaAGTAATGGTAATTTAGTTGAGTGGAATAAGGAATGAAATCAGTCAACATCATTCAACCACACGTAGGTTTCTTTTGGATATATATTATCTTTTTCCATTTCCTTTGACCTATGTCAATCTTTTTCCCCAAAATATAGCTAATTAGTTCTCAAAATACCCTATCTAAATCACTATAAATTCACATTCAACACAGTCATCTCCATCCATCTCTATCGTTcataatttacaaaaaaaaaacaagaaaaaatttAAGAACTCCGATATGGCCATCAACTGCACTCCCGTCGCCCTACGCCATTTGCAAGCAGATATGATCACCGCTGAAATTTCCGTGCGTGTTGTGCACCTATAGGAAAGAAAAAGCTACTACAACAAAGAAGAAACTTTAGCGTTAGAGATGCTATTATTAGATGCAGAGGTATTACATGTTTTAGCATTAATTGTCACTTTCTGATTTCAAATTATGCTGTAAAATTCAAGCAACTATTCGCAATCGCATCATTTTCAAATTCAAGGATAGGATCAGCGAGGGACATCTATACAAACTGTCAAGATTCACCGTGGAGGCAAATAAAGGCATTTGAAATGGCAACTTCTGAAGAATTACGCATCTACTTTGCATATCCTACAGTTATTAGAGAGGTGCACAATCTACCCATCCCAAGATATGGATTCATGTTTGTGGACTTTGGTGATATTCTATCTGAACGAGTATCTGATGAACATTTTATAGGTACGTCCATGAAACTCATACTTaatcaacaaatcaatcactaattgaAAATATTTACTTATTATATAATTTTGTAACATCTATTGGACATATTCACCCAGATGTCATTGGTAAGTTTTGGAGTCGGAGAAGTCAAACCAACAAAGAATGGAAATAGTTGGATGACAATATACATTGAGAATATTTGGTAACAATACCACTACTTTTAATATTCAACGTTATATTCCATAGCTATTCATTTACAACAATCATTATCATTTTAATAACCTACTAATTAATAAACATATACCCAGGAAGGAGAAATTAGCATGCTCAATATGGAACGACTATGTTGGTTTAGTTCAGGCTTTTGCTGATGCATGTAAATCGTCCACTGAACCTGCTATCATTGTCATCCGCTGTGTTCAACGGTGTAAATGGGAAGGTATACAACTATTTGGGTATGCAAAATTTAATTGTATTAATCATTGACCTGACGGCATATAAAATTCGATGAACTCTAGGTGAACCTAGGGTGACAACTACAAGATACGCCACCCGTTTCTACTTCAACCACGCAATCCCAGAGGTGGAAGCGTTCCTCGGAGAGTAAGATTTTACAACTACTATTGTTAAAATTCTTAGGACTTTGATAATTTCAGTCAAATAATACTAATGTTATATTCTAATGCAACAAAGACTATATGCCGGTCAAGAACCAAGTAACTCCAATGTTATATCCTATATTTCGAGTGAGTCAGAAGATATGCTCTCAGGAGATAACTTGAGTACAATTACGGAGATTAAGAAATGTCAAAAGGTAATATTGTACTTTTTTGTTGTTTCATCCTAAACTATGGACTACCAGCTTTACAATATTTTTGAATATATTGTGAATATGAATGAAAATGTTTGTTGCATGCAAATACAGGCTGGGAGATATGTGACACTTGCAACTATATATGATGTTGATTTGACTGTCAAGTGGTACTATGATAGTTGCAAGCATTGTACAAGTAAAGTTGTGAAGAATGATTCAGGTAGGTGGGTTTGCAAGAAAGAAAAATGCATTGGCAGTACGGAAGGGTCTGAAATTAGCATACCAAGGTATTAGACAGACTCCTAAATGAATTATTTTAAAGCGCATTTTTCAGAATAGCATACCTCACTACTCTCCTTTTGCATTCAGGTATCAGGTAAAGTTTCGTGTCATTGGTGCAGATAATGAAGTCTCCGAATTTGTCATCTTTGAGACACAAATCACAAGCTTCATCAATGTCTCCGCAGCAGACATGCTTGCTGCCCTTGAAGAGGTAATCCTTCTGTGGTAAATGATTACAAAAGTTATAATCAGAGTTTAAACATTGGCACGAATATAGGTTAAATATCTACGGCTAATTTCTTATCACCCTGGAGAATGGACGAAAGGATGATATGCCAGATTTCGACATTTTCATTGACAAGCAATTTATCTTCAAAGTGGAAATTCACCCAAAGTACAACTTGGAGCAGAAATCAAAATCATATACAGTACTTAGTATGAGTGATGATCAGGATATGGTGGACCGATGGAATGCCAAGTACTTGGCCTTGAAGGTGTGCCAAAATATAACTCCTTTATGAATATACATCATTGAAAATTCTGGGACATGGTCTCATATTACCTTATTTTAACATTAATGCAGGAATCTGAAGTTGGCAGTGTGTAACATGATGTGAAACCCAACGTGTATGTTGCATTGGCTGAAAATAAGGTATATTTTACTTCAACCCTTTGATATTCGAATACAGTAATTTCATACTCAGTGTTAAATTCAATGTGTGAAAAACTTAATAACATTAATTTCAAATGCAGGCATGTGTATCCGAAACTGAGGCCAGTGACAGTTTGATCACTCCACCCTTAAAGCGATCATTGTCAAAAATGTTAGATGCGACCAATGATGACGATTGTGAGGTTCGTATCATAGGGGATGGATTCTCAGCCACGAAAAAATTGCTAGCAATCAAGATGGAAAAGGAATGATCGTGGTGACAATTGTGACCATAATCATCATATTAGACTTCGGTTTTTAGAACCCCAAATAATTAGGTCAAGGGTACTACGCCCCAATGATATTATGCTATTTTAGACTACGGTTTTTAGAACCCAAAATAATCAGGCTAAGGGTATTAGACCCCAATCATGTAATGCTATTTTAGACTACGGTTTTTAGAACCCAAAATAATTAGGCTAAGGTTTAATATTATGCTATTGCAATTAATGTATGCGAAT contains:
- the LOC141588273 gene encoding uncharacterized protein LOC141588273; this translates as MATSEELRIYFAYPTVIREVHNLPIPRYGFMFVDFGDILSERMSLLFIYNNHYHFNNLLINKHIPRKEKLACSIWNDYVGLVQAFADACKSSTEPAIIVIRCVQRCKWEGEPRVTTTRYATRFYFNHAIPEVEAFLGELYAGQEPSNSNVISYISSESEDMLSGDNLSTITEIKKCQKAGRYVTLATIYDVDLTVKWYYDSCKHCTSKVVKNDSGRWVCKKEKCIGSTEGSEISIPRYQVKFRVIGADNEVSEFVIFETQITSFINVSAADMLAALEENGRKDDMPDFDIFIDKQFIFKVEIHPKYNLEQKSKSYTVLSMSDDQDMVDRWNAKYLALKVCQNITPL